A stretch of Clostridium formicaceticum DNA encodes these proteins:
- a CDS encoding tyrosine-protein phosphatase produces the protein MVDLHSHILPEIDDGAKNLEEALKMAEIAVKEGITQMVATPHYIPEVFTTDAKTLLMKIEEINAFLKEKGLALEILSGNEAYLSLDLPQRLKNQEILSINKGPYVLLELPMADIPNYTEDVLYEMRLLGYKPIIAHPERYGKIIENPNLLKEWIEQGNYAQINTMSITGALGKEIQETAKILLKHGMIHCIGTDAHSPRGRAPKIKKALHIMEGWIGKDKTDMLLENNEKIIKGQEIIITQPKAYREKKGMFYYIYRWFFHRYKKAYQK, from the coding sequence ATGGTTGATTTACATAGCCACATACTACCAGAAATAGATGACGGAGCGAAAAACCTGGAGGAAGCTTTAAAAATGGCGGAAATTGCTGTGAAGGAAGGAATCACCCAAATGGTGGCAACCCCGCACTATATTCCCGAAGTATTTACAACAGATGCTAAAACCTTACTTATGAAGATTGAAGAGATCAATGCTTTTTTAAAGGAAAAAGGCTTGGCCTTAGAGATATTGTCAGGAAACGAAGCTTATCTGAGTTTGGACCTACCACAGCGATTAAAAAATCAGGAAATTTTATCTATCAATAAGGGGCCTTATGTTTTATTAGAGCTGCCTATGGCGGATATACCTAACTACACAGAGGATGTACTATACGAAATGAGATTATTAGGATATAAGCCCATCATTGCTCATCCAGAGAGGTATGGCAAAATCATAGAAAACCCTAACCTCCTTAAGGAATGGATAGAACAGGGGAACTATGCTCAGATAAATACCATGAGTATTACCGGAGCTTTAGGAAAAGAGATACAGGAGACAGCAAAAATCCTCTTGAAACACGGTATGATTCACTGTATAGGAACAGATGCCCATTCCCCTAGAGGAAGGGCGCCTAAAATAAAGAAGGCGCTGCACATCATGGAGGGATGGATCGGGAAGGATAAGACGGATATGCTGCTGGAGAATAACGAAAAAATCATCAAGGGACAAGAGATCATCATAACACAACCAAAAGCCTACAGAGAAAAAAAAGGCATGTTTTATTATATCTATCGATGGTTCTTTCATCGGTACAAAAAAGCTTATCAAAAGTAG